A single genomic interval of Ramlibacter sp. harbors:
- a CDS encoding isocitrate lyase/phosphoenolpyruvate mutase family protein — protein MTATPQSKAQRLQALHQSGNAFIIPNAWDAGSARLLAGLGFEALATSSGAAAMALGRRDGQITRAEALAHARAIVDATDLPVSADLENGFGHTPEAAAETIRLAGEAGLAGGSIEDATGNPDQPLYSLSEATERVAAAVQAARALPFPFQLTARAENFLHGQADLDDTIARLQAFEKAGADVLFAPALPSLEAVRTVCSALGKPVNFMVAIPGKSFSVAELQAAGVRRISLATSLYRAAMAGLLDAAREVQEQGSFGYLARATPTGALVKLMGER, from the coding sequence ATGACCGCCACCCCCCAATCCAAAGCCCAGCGCCTGCAGGCCCTGCACCAATCCGGCAACGCCTTCATCATCCCCAACGCCTGGGACGCCGGTTCGGCCCGGCTGCTGGCGGGGCTGGGCTTTGAGGCGCTGGCCACGTCCAGCGGCGCGGCGGCCATGGCGCTGGGCCGGCGTGACGGGCAGATCACGCGGGCCGAGGCACTGGCCCATGCGCGCGCCATCGTGGACGCCACCGACCTGCCGGTCTCGGCCGATCTGGAGAACGGCTTTGGCCACACGCCCGAAGCCGCGGCCGAAACCATTCGCCTCGCGGGCGAGGCGGGCCTGGCCGGCGGCTCGATCGAAGACGCCACCGGCAACCCGGACCAGCCGCTGTACAGCCTGAGCGAAGCCACCGAGCGCGTGGCCGCCGCCGTGCAGGCTGCGCGGGCCCTGCCTTTCCCTTTCCAGCTCACGGCCCGCGCTGAAAACTTCCTGCACGGCCAGGCGGATCTCGACGACACCATTGCGCGGCTGCAGGCGTTCGAGAAGGCCGGCGCCGATGTGCTGTTTGCCCCGGCCCTGCCCAGCCTGGAAGCCGTGCGCACCGTCTGCAGCGCGCTGGGCAAGCCCGTCAACTTCATGGTGGCGATCCCGGGCAAGTCGTTCAGCGTGGCCGAACTGCAGGCCGCGGGCGTGCGCCGCATCAGCCTGGCCACCTCGCTGTACCGCGCTGCGATGGCGGGCCTGCTGGACGCCGCGCGCGAGGTCCAGGAGCAGGGCAGCTTTGGCTACCTGGCCCGCGCCACGCCCACGGGCGCGCTGGTCAAGCTCATGGGGGAGCGCTGA
- a CDS encoding glycerate kinase, translating into MTDTPAPNPAQSPREFLEHLYQAAVRRALPLHTTGACLPPPPSRESGGRTVVLGAGKAGGSMAQAVEALWPADAPLSGLVVTRYHHIPPRPQGLKQRIEIVEASHPVPDAAGLEAAERILALTQGLTANDLVLCLISGGGSALLTLPAEGLTLADKQRINKELLNSGANISEMNCVRKHLSRIKGGRLAAACAPARVVTLTISDVPGDDPSIIASGPTVPDATTCADALAILQRYGIELPAPVAAALRGGALETPKPGDAAFAGHEVHMIATPQQSLEAAAEAARAAGLTAYILSDEIEGESREVGKVHAALARAAARGNGAFRKPCVILSGGETTVTIRKQPEGTPRGRGGRAGEFCLGLAQALQGQAGVWALAADTDGIDGVEDNAGAFVAPDTLQRAQAQGMKVDAFMDRNDAYGYFEPLGGLVVTGPTHTNVNDFRALLVL; encoded by the coding sequence ATGACCGACACCCCTGCCCCCAACCCGGCCCAGTCGCCGCGCGAATTCCTTGAACACCTGTACCAGGCCGCGGTGCGCCGCGCGCTGCCGCTGCACACCACGGGCGCCTGCCTGCCACCGCCGCCCAGCCGCGAGAGCGGTGGCCGCACCGTGGTGCTGGGCGCCGGCAAGGCGGGCGGTTCCATGGCTCAGGCGGTGGAGGCCCTGTGGCCCGCCGACGCGCCGCTCAGCGGCCTGGTGGTCACGCGCTACCACCACATTCCACCGCGGCCCCAGGGCCTGAAGCAGCGCATCGAGATCGTCGAGGCCTCGCACCCCGTGCCCGATGCGGCGGGGCTGGAAGCGGCCGAACGCATCCTCGCGCTCACCCAGGGCCTGACCGCCAACGACCTTGTGTTGTGCCTGATCTCGGGTGGCGGCTCGGCCCTGCTGACGCTGCCGGCCGAGGGCCTGACGCTGGCCGACAAGCAGCGCATCAACAAGGAGCTGCTGAACAGCGGCGCCAACATCAGCGAGATGAACTGCGTGCGCAAGCACCTCTCGCGCATCAAGGGCGGCCGGCTGGCCGCGGCCTGCGCGCCGGCCCGCGTGGTCACGCTCACCATCAGCGACGTGCCGGGCGACGACCCGTCCATCATTGCCAGCGGCCCCACCGTGCCCGACGCCACCACCTGCGCCGACGCGCTGGCCATCCTCCAGCGCTACGGCATCGAGCTGCCGGCGCCGGTGGCCGCCGCGCTGCGAGGCGGGGCGCTTGAAACGCCCAAGCCCGGCGACGCGGCCTTTGCCGGCCACGAGGTGCACATGATCGCCACGCCCCAGCAGTCGCTGGAGGCCGCCGCCGAAGCCGCGCGTGCGGCGGGGCTGACGGCCTACATCCTCAGCGACGAGATCGAGGGCGAGTCCCGCGAGGTGGGCAAGGTGCATGCGGCGCTGGCCCGCGCCGCCGCGCGCGGCAACGGCGCGTTCCGCAAGCCCTGCGTGATCCTGAGCGGGGGGGAAACCACGGTGACCATCCGCAAGCAGCCCGAAGGCACACCGCGCGGCCGCGGTGGCCGGGCCGGTGAGTTCTGCCTGGGTCTGGCCCAGGCGCTGCAAGGGCAGGCGGGGGTGTGGGCGCTGGCCGCCGACACCGACGGCATTGACGGCGTGGAAGACAACGCCGGCGCCTTTGTGGCGCCCGACACGCTGCAGCGCGCCCAGGCACAAGGCATGAAGGTCGATGCCTTCATGGACCGCAACGATGCCTATGGCTATTTCGAGCCGCTGGGCGGGCTGGTCGTGACCGGACCGACCCACACCAACGTGAACGACTTTCGCGCCTTACTTGTTCTGTGA
- the puuE gene encoding allantoinase PuuE, which yields MPSSPDAVYDSTLPYPRDLVGYGRNPPQAQWPGQARIAVQFVLNYEEGGENAVLHGDAGSEQFLSEMFNPASYPDRHLSMEGIYEYGSRAGVWRILREFEKRGLPLTVFGVGMALQRHPELTRAFVELGHEIACHGWRWVHYQTTDEATEREHMRLGMQAIEQLTGQRALGWYTGRDSPRTRRLVADYGGFEYDSDYYGDDLPFWMKVKKTDGAVVPHLVVPYTLDTNDMRFSLPQGFAQAEDFFIYLRDSFDVLYAEGTDTPRMLSIGMHCRLLGRPGRMAALQRFLDHIAKHDRVWVCRRIDIARHWKQVHPFQETA from the coding sequence ATGCCCTCTTCTCCTGACGCTGTGTACGACTCGACCCTGCCCTACCCCCGTGACCTCGTGGGCTATGGCCGCAACCCGCCCCAGGCGCAGTGGCCCGGCCAGGCCCGCATTGCCGTGCAGTTCGTGCTCAACTACGAAGAAGGCGGCGAGAACGCCGTGCTGCATGGCGACGCCGGCTCGGAACAGTTCCTGTCGGAGATGTTCAACCCCGCGAGCTACCCCGACCGCCACCTGAGCATGGAGGGCATCTACGAATACGGCTCGCGTGCCGGCGTCTGGCGCATCCTGCGCGAGTTTGAAAAGCGCGGCCTGCCGCTCACGGTGTTTGGCGTGGGCATGGCGCTGCAGCGCCACCCCGAGCTCACCCGTGCCTTCGTTGAGCTCGGCCACGAAATCGCCTGCCACGGCTGGCGCTGGGTCCATTACCAGACCACCGACGAAGCCACCGAGCGCGAGCACATGCGCCTGGGCATGCAGGCCATCGAACAGCTCACCGGCCAGCGGGCGCTGGGCTGGTACACCGGCCGCGACAGCCCGCGCACCCGCCGGCTGGTCGCGGACTACGGCGGCTTTGAGTACGACAGCGACTACTACGGTGACGACCTGCCCTTCTGGATGAAGGTGAAAAAGACCGACGGCGCCGTGGTGCCGCACCTGGTCGTGCCCTACACGCTGGACACCAACGACATGCGCTTCTCGCTGCCCCAGGGGTTCGCGCAGGCCGAAGACTTTTTCATCTACCTGCGCGACAGCTTTGACGTGCTCTACGCCGAAGGCACCGACACACCCAGGATGCTGAGCATCGGCATGCACTGCCGCCTGCTCGGCCGGCCGGGCCGCATGGCGGCGCTGCAGCGCTTTCTGGACCACATCGCAAAGCACGACCGCGTCTGGGTGTGCCGCCGCATCGACATTGCGCGCCACTGGAAGCAGGTCCACCCCTTTCAGGAAACGGCATGA
- the uraH gene encoding hydroxyisourate hydrolase encodes MGLSTHVLDTAHGCPAAGMAVALYTTEGDRATLVKQFVLNADGRNPDGPLYDNASLKTGTYRLVFEVAAYFRGRGVALPEPPFLDRVSIDFGVAHADQHYHVPLVCTPWTYSTYRGS; translated from the coding sequence ATGGGATTGAGCACACATGTCCTGGACACCGCCCACGGCTGCCCGGCCGCCGGCATGGCGGTCGCGCTGTACACCACCGAGGGCGACCGCGCCACGCTGGTCAAGCAGTTCGTGCTGAATGCCGATGGCCGCAACCCCGATGGCCCGCTGTACGACAACGCCAGCCTCAAGACCGGCACCTACCGCCTGGTGTTCGAGGTGGCCGCGTATTTCCGCGGGCGCGGCGTGGCGTTGCCCGAGCCGCCGTTTCTGGACCGCGTGAGCATTGACTTTGGCGTGGCCCATGCCGACCAGCACTACCACGTGCCCCTGGTCTGCACGCCCTGGACCTACAGCACCTACCGCGGCTCCTGA
- a CDS encoding tyrosine-protein phosphatase — MVPGLRNPSNFRDLGLYLGAGGRPLRRGRLFRSDHLGALAADDVAALQPLGIGRVLDFRGATERQAAPCALPGVPVHSLAIEPTVVQALSALLAAGQSITAADAVACMQDTYRGFVRDSSHRFAELFAHLLATDEPLVFHCTAGKDRTGFAAALILLALGVPHDDVMRDYLLTNERLRPPAGAGHGLSPEVAQLLWQVQPAFLEAAFDAVQQDYGGLTPYLAEGLGLGAPERERLASLYLA, encoded by the coding sequence ATGGTGCCCGGCCTGCGCAACCCCAGCAACTTCCGCGACCTGGGCCTGTACCTGGGCGCCGGGGGCCGGCCCCTGCGGCGCGGCCGGCTGTTCCGCTCCGATCACCTGGGTGCGTTGGCTGCGGACGACGTGGCCGCCCTGCAGCCGCTGGGCATTGGCCGCGTGCTGGACTTTCGCGGCGCCACCGAGCGCCAGGCCGCGCCTTGCGCGCTGCCCGGCGTGCCCGTGCATTCGCTGGCCATCGAGCCCACGGTGGTGCAGGCGCTGAGCGCGCTGCTGGCGGCCGGGCAATCCATCACGGCGGCCGACGCCGTGGCCTGCATGCAGGACACCTACCGCGGCTTTGTGCGCGACAGCTCGCACCGCTTCGCCGAATTGTTCGCCCACCTGCTCGCGACGGACGAACCGCTGGTGTTCCACTGCACCGCCGGCAAGGACCGCACCGGCTTTGCGGCGGCATTGATCCTGCTCGCGCTGGGCGTGCCGCATGACGACGTGATGCGCGACTACCTGCTCACCAACGAACGGCTCAGGCCGCCCGCAGGGGCGGGCCATGGCCTGTCGCCCGAGGTGGCACAGCTGCTGTGGCAGGTGCAACCGGCGTTCCTGGAAGCCGCGTTCGACGCCGTGCAGCAGGACTACGGCGGGCTGACCCCTTACCTGGCCGAAGGGCTGGGGCTGGGCGCGCCGGAGCGTGAGCGGCTGGCCAGTCTCTACCTCGCATAG
- the xdhC gene encoding xanthine dehydrogenase accessory protein XdhC yields the protein MLQALQAGPVVLVTVQAVQGSGPREVGAWMAVTAGEVINTIGGGHLEFQAIDEARQMQPGAAAGLRRYPLGPSLGQCCGGVVHLRFEWVTPADVPALQARLLADLAPVALFGGGHVGQALVHLLGTLPLAVAWVDSRDEIFPANVPLNVRCEHSDPVQAAVADLAPGSRVLIMSFSHAEDLDVVAACLQRQRTAGDLPYIGLIGSKTKWATFRHRLEARGFSEAELAWVTSPIGLPGITGKQPEVIAVSVAAQLLLALQTPVTGKP from the coding sequence CTGTTGCAGGCCCTGCAGGCCGGGCCCGTGGTGCTGGTCACGGTGCAGGCCGTGCAGGGGTCGGGCCCGCGCGAGGTGGGGGCGTGGATGGCCGTCACGGCCGGCGAGGTGATCAACACCATTGGCGGCGGCCATCTGGAATTCCAGGCCATCGATGAAGCGCGGCAGATGCAACCTGGCGCCGCTGCCGGTCTGCGGCGCTACCCGTTGGGCCCCAGCCTGGGCCAGTGCTGCGGCGGTGTGGTGCATTTGCGCTTTGAGTGGGTCACACCGGCCGACGTGCCAGCGCTGCAGGCGCGGCTGCTCGCCGACCTGGCACCGGTGGCGCTGTTTGGCGGTGGCCATGTGGGCCAGGCGCTGGTGCACCTGCTGGGCACCCTGCCGCTGGCCGTGGCCTGGGTGGACAGCCGCGACGAGATCTTCCCCGCCAACGTCCCGCTGAACGTGCGCTGCGAGCACTCCGACCCGGTGCAGGCTGCGGTGGCCGACCTGGCCCCGGGCTCGCGCGTGCTCATCATGAGCTTCAGCCACGCCGAAGACCTGGACGTGGTGGCGGCCTGCCTGCAGCGCCAGCGCACGGCGGGTGACCTGCCCTACATCGGCCTGATCGGCAGCAAGACCAAGTGGGCCACCTTCCGCCACCGGCTCGAGGCCCGGGGCTTTTCAGAGGCTGAACTGGCCTGGGTGACCAGCCCCATTGGCCTGCCCGGCATCACGGGCAAGCAGCCCGAGGTGATCGCGGTCAGCGTGGCGGCACAGTTGTTGCTGGCCCTGCAGACCCCCGTCACGGGAAAACCCTGA
- a CDS encoding acyl-CoA thioesterase encodes MTEAISSPAATPRTVVHTVTVEFGDCDPARIVWFPNFFRWIDAASRHFFVSCGVPPWHETEATLGVIGTPLVDTHARFVQTASYGDVLQIHVHIAEWRSKSFVQRYRIERARAGGPADLIMECDEVRIFAARREGEATAIRAVPIPPTLREMCQ; translated from the coding sequence ATGACTGAAGCGATTTCCTCCCCCGCGGCGACCCCGCGCACCGTGGTCCACACCGTGACCGTCGAATTTGGCGACTGCGACCCGGCACGCATCGTGTGGTTCCCCAACTTCTTCCGCTGGATCGACGCCGCCTCGCGCCATTTCTTCGTGAGCTGCGGCGTGCCCCCCTGGCACGAGACCGAGGCCACGCTGGGCGTCATCGGCACACCGCTGGTCGACACCCACGCGCGCTTTGTGCAGACCGCGAGCTATGGCGACGTGTTGCAGATCCACGTGCACATCGCCGAGTGGCGCAGCAAGAGCTTTGTGCAGCGCTACCGCATCGAGCGCGCGCGCGCCGGCGGCCCGGCCGACCTCATCATGGAGTGCGACGAGGTCCGCATCTTCGCCGCGCGGCGCGAGGGCGAGGCCACGGCGATCCGGGCGGTGCCCATTCCGCCCACCCTGCGCGAGATGTGCCAATAG
- a CDS encoding MarR family transcriptional regulator, with amino-acid sequence MPAKRPLPRTDVTPAGKLSEACLHHVLGYQLAQATIVTHQVFLEHAGEPFGLRPVEYTVLTLIDENPGGSLVRLARALAVTAPNITAVVDRLEARGWVQRTQSENDRRSQVLHTTPRGAELARKATGQILASEKQALSHLSLGEQTILIELLHKVACARQSASA; translated from the coding sequence ATGCCCGCCAAACGCCCTCTTCCCCGCACCGACGTGACCCCCGCAGGCAAACTCAGCGAGGCCTGCCTGCACCATGTGCTGGGTTACCAGCTGGCGCAGGCCACCATCGTCACCCACCAGGTGTTTCTGGAGCACGCGGGCGAGCCCTTTGGCCTTCGGCCCGTGGAATACACGGTGCTGACCCTGATTGACGAGAACCCCGGGGGCTCGCTGGTGCGGCTGGCGCGCGCGCTGGCCGTCACGGCGCCCAACATCACGGCCGTGGTGGACCGGCTGGAAGCCCGGGGCTGGGTGCAACGCACCCAGAGCGAGAACGACCGCCGCTCGCAGGTGCTGCACACCACGCCGCGCGGCGCCGAGCTGGCCCGCAAGGCGACGGGGCAGATCCTCGCGTCCGAAAAACAGGCCCTGTCGCACCTGAGCCTGGGCGAACAGACCATCCTGATCGAGCTGCTGCACAAGGTGGCCTGCGCGCGGCAGTCCGCTTCAGCCTGA
- a CDS encoding GntR family transcriptional regulator — MPRMESSTTSFIVESLTRAIVDHRLQPGTKLAEQKLADHFGVSRTLVRQALFQLAQNRLIRLEPARGAFVAAPSAAEARQVFAVRRMLEAEMTRAFVREVTPAKIRALKEHVAQEKAAVEKDDVPGRTELLGDFHVRMAELMGNEVLAQMLGELISRCALITLMYQTASAAEHSNDEHAEIVKALAARDEERAVRLMDEHLQHVEAALTFDRQVPTNDISMALA; from the coding sequence ATGCCGCGCATGGAATCCTCCACCACGAGTTTCATTGTCGAGTCACTGACCCGCGCCATCGTTGACCACCGCCTGCAGCCGGGCACCAAGCTGGCCGAGCAGAAGCTGGCCGACCACTTTGGCGTCTCGCGCACGCTGGTGCGCCAGGCCCTGTTCCAGCTCGCGCAGAACCGGCTGATCCGGCTCGAGCCGGCGCGCGGCGCCTTTGTGGCCGCGCCCTCGGCCGCCGAGGCGCGCCAGGTGTTTGCGGTGCGCCGCATGCTGGAGGCGGAAATGACGCGCGCCTTTGTGCGCGAGGTCACGCCCGCCAAGATCCGCGCGCTCAAGGAGCATGTGGCCCAGGAAAAGGCCGCGGTGGAAAAGGACGACGTGCCCGGGCGCACCGAGCTGCTGGGCGACTTCCACGTGCGCATGGCCGAGCTCATGGGCAACGAGGTCTTGGCCCAGATGCTGGGCGAGCTGATCTCGCGCTGCGCGCTGATCACGCTGATGTACCAGACCGCCAGCGCCGCCGAGCACTCCAACGACGAGCACGCCGAGATCGTCAAGGCCCTGGCCGCGCGCGACGAGGAGCGCGCCGTGCGCCTGATGGACGAACACCTTCAGCATGTGGAAGCCGCGCTCACATTCGACCGCCAGGTCCCCACCAACGACATCTCGATGGCGCTCGCCTGA
- a CDS encoding urate hydroxylase PuuD translates to MESYLLDWANLLLRWVHVITAIAWVGSSFYFVFLDSSLTPPVDDDLKKQGVSGELWAVHGGGFYHPVKFNVSPPRLPEHLHWFFWESYSTWISGFALFTVSYLWNASTYLIDKSLMNWSPGAAISVAVAFLVVFWMLYDAICQFFGQKKNGDAIVGALVLVLVCVAAWLACHWFAGRAAFLLMGAMIATSMSANVFFWIIPGQKKVIAAIKAGQPVDPVHGQRGKQRSVHNTYFTLPVLFAMLSNHYSFTYSHPQNWLVLILMMFAGAAIRQFFVMRHGWKLGRNKHPLPYALVGLAVIVGVIVWLQPAPVAPRAASASATNSVADSGRPARTPGHSDYESVKKVLAQRCYMCHGEQVQMKNVRLDSPEALKLHAQAVYQQAVVTKVMPMNNATGITDEERALIGQWFQDGAKVQ, encoded by the coding sequence ATGGAAAGCTACCTCCTCGACTGGGCCAACCTGCTGCTGCGCTGGGTCCACGTCATCACCGCCATCGCCTGGGTCGGCTCGTCGTTCTACTTCGTCTTTCTGGACAGCAGCCTCACGCCGCCGGTGGATGACGACCTGAAGAAGCAGGGCGTCAGCGGCGAGCTCTGGGCCGTGCACGGCGGCGGGTTCTACCACCCGGTCAAGTTCAATGTGTCGCCGCCCAGGCTGCCCGAGCACCTGCACTGGTTCTTCTGGGAGAGCTACAGCACCTGGATCAGTGGCTTTGCGCTGTTCACGGTGTCCTACCTCTGGAACGCCAGCACCTACCTGATCGACAAGTCGCTCATGAACTGGTCGCCCGGCGCGGCCATCAGCGTGGCGGTGGCCTTTCTGGTGGTGTTCTGGATGCTGTACGACGCCATCTGCCAGTTCTTCGGCCAGAAGAAAAATGGCGACGCCATCGTGGGCGCGCTGGTGCTGGTGCTGGTGTGCGTGGCGGCCTGGCTGGCCTGCCACTGGTTTGCCGGGCGCGCGGCCTTTTTGCTGATGGGCGCGATGATCGCCACCAGCATGAGCGCCAATGTGTTCTTCTGGATCATTCCGGGGCAGAAGAAGGTCATTGCCGCGATCAAGGCCGGCCAGCCGGTGGACCCGGTCCATGGCCAGCGCGGCAAGCAGCGCAGCGTGCACAACACCTACTTCACGCTGCCGGTGCTGTTTGCCATGCTCAGCAACCACTACAGCTTCACCTACAGCCATCCGCAGAACTGGCTGGTGCTGATCCTCATGATGTTTGCCGGCGCGGCCATCCGCCAGTTCTTTGTGATGCGCCACGGCTGGAAGCTGGGGCGCAACAAGCACCCGCTGCCCTACGCGCTGGTGGGCCTGGCGGTGATCGTGGGCGTGATCGTGTGGCTGCAGCCCGCGCCCGTGGCGCCGCGCGCCGCCAGCGCGTCTGCTACCAATTCTGTAGCTGACAGTGGCCGCCCGGCAAGGACTCCAGGCCATTCTGACTATGAATCGGTGAAAAAAGTGCTGGCCCAGCGCTGCTACATGTGCCACGGCGAGCAGGTGCAGATGAAGAACGTGCGGCTGGACTCGCCCGAGGCCCTCAAGCTGCATGCCCAGGCGGTCTACCAGCAGGCCGTGGTCACCAAGGTCATGCCCATGAACAACGCCACGGGCATCACTGACGAAGAGCGGGCCCTGATCGGGCAGTGGTTTCAGGACGGGGCCAAGGTTCAGTGA
- a CDS encoding alpha/beta hydrolase: MPELQLAVLDVQPGAALESQSGLQLLRPRIYGAWRAAAGAQKVAAIVMHPTSNFMGHYLIEPLAARGVACMGLNSRYAGNDTLLLMERVIQDLGAGVKFLRAQGYDKVVLIGNSGGASLAALYQAQAEQLTITHLLDGDPAGLAPQDLPPVDGLALCAAHEGRSTLMRHWIDPSVTDEQDPLGVDPALDMYDPANQPFTADFLQRFKAAQQARLRRIEDWVARRLALLRSQTAPGSPRDQTFIIHRTHADPRCLDLGLDANDRAVGSVWGQGAAGARAVNYAASQMGRITSLTAFLSQWSSQSRADGPSNLARTQVPVLLCTHTADQSTFPSTRDAWLRAAPGRIRNVDVVGGNHYLAGQPALVRQVADEMAAWMLAL, from the coding sequence CTGCCCGAACTCCAGCTCGCCGTCCTCGATGTTCAACCCGGCGCCGCGCTGGAAAGCCAGTCGGGCCTGCAACTGCTGCGCCCGCGCATCTACGGCGCCTGGCGCGCGGCGGCAGGTGCGCAGAAGGTGGCGGCCATCGTCATGCACCCCACCAGCAACTTCATGGGCCACTACCTCATCGAGCCGCTGGCCGCGCGCGGCGTGGCCTGCATGGGGCTGAATTCGCGCTACGCGGGCAACGACACGCTGCTGCTCATGGAGCGCGTGATCCAGGACCTGGGCGCGGGCGTCAAGTTCCTGCGCGCCCAGGGCTATGACAAGGTGGTGTTGATCGGCAACTCGGGTGGGGCCTCGCTCGCGGCGCTGTACCAGGCGCAGGCCGAGCAGCTGACCATCACCCACCTGCTCGATGGCGACCCGGCCGGCCTGGCTCCGCAGGACCTGCCGCCCGTGGACGGCCTGGCCCTGTGCGCCGCGCACGAGGGCCGTTCCACGCTGATGCGTCACTGGATCGACCCGTCGGTCACCGACGAACAGGACCCGCTCGGCGTGGACCCGGCGCTGGACATGTACGACCCGGCCAACCAGCCGTTCACGGCTGATTTTCTGCAACGCTTCAAGGCGGCCCAGCAGGCCCGGCTGCGGCGCATCGAGGACTGGGTGGCGCGGCGGCTGGCGCTGCTTCGCTCGCAGACCGCGCCGGGCAGCCCGCGCGACCAGACCTTCATCATCCACCGCACCCATGCCGACCCGCGCTGCCTGGACCTGGGCCTGGACGCCAATGACCGCGCGGTGGGCAGCGTCTGGGGCCAGGGCGCGGCCGGCGCGCGCGCCGTGAACTACGCGGCCAGCCAGATGGGCCGCATCACCTCGCTCACGGCGTTTCTCTCGCAGTGGTCGTCGCAAAGCCGGGCCGACGGGCCGTCCAACCTCGCGCGCACCCAGGTGCCGGTGCTGCTGTGCACCCACACGGCGGACCAGAGCACCTTCCCCAGCACCCGCGACGCCTGGCTGCGCGCGGCGCCGGGCCGCATCCGGAATGTGGATGTGGTGGGCGGCAACCACTACCTGGCCGGCCAGCCTGCGCTGGTGCGGCAGGTGGCCGACGAGATGGCCGCGTGGATGCTGGCGCTGTAG